One Gloeobacter morelensis MG652769 DNA window includes the following coding sequences:
- the tsf gene encoding translation elongation factor Ts — protein sequence MAEITSQMVMQLREKTQVGVLDCKKALAEADGDLEKAIELLRKKGIMKAGKVKDKVATEGLVGSYIHTGGRIGVLVEVNCQTDFVAKGEEFQQLVRDIAMQIAASPNVEFVSVDDVDQEIKDRELAIEVQREDLLSKPEKIRAQIAQGRVDKLFKERALLEQPFIKDQSISVGELITQKIAKIGENIKVRRFARFVLGEGLEKEEKNFAEEVAAQTGGA from the coding sequence ATGGCTGAAATCACATCCCAAATGGTCATGCAACTGCGCGAGAAGACCCAGGTCGGCGTACTCGACTGCAAAAAAGCGCTGGCTGAAGCCGACGGCGATCTCGAAAAAGCGATCGAGCTGTTGCGCAAGAAGGGCATCATGAAGGCCGGCAAGGTCAAGGACAAAGTCGCAACCGAGGGACTGGTCGGTTCTTACATTCATACCGGCGGTCGCATCGGCGTACTGGTGGAGGTCAACTGCCAGACCGATTTTGTCGCCAAGGGCGAGGAGTTCCAGCAACTGGTGCGCGACATCGCTATGCAGATTGCCGCCAGCCCGAATGTCGAGTTCGTCTCGGTCGACGATGTCGATCAAGAAATCAAAGACCGCGAACTGGCCATCGAGGTCCAGCGCGAGGACTTGCTCAGCAAACCCGAGAAGATCCGCGCCCAGATTGCCCAGGGCCGGGTCGACAAGCTCTTCAAAGAGCGGGCGCTCTTGGAGCAGCCTTTTATCAAGGACCAGTCGATCAGCGTCGGCGAACTGATCACCCAGAAGATCGCCAAGATTGGCGAAAATATCAAGGTGCGCCGCTTCGCGCGCTTCGTGCTGGGCGAGGGCCTCGAAAAAGAAGAGAAGAACTTCGCTGAGGAAGTGGCCGCTCAGACCGGCGGTGCTTAA
- the rpsB gene encoding 30S ribosomal protein S2, with protein MSVVSLPQMLEAGVHFGHQTRRWNPKMRRYIFTDRNGIHIIDLTQTAHLLDEAYSYLREASDQGKKILFVGTKRQAAPVIAQEAKRCGMFWVNQRWLGGMLTNWDTIRTSVDQLKELETMEANGTLDLLPKKEASVTRKKLERLTKYLGGLKNMRRKPDILLVVDQRREQNAVMEARRLNIPIVSLLDTNCDPDLTDVGIPANDDAIRSIRLIVGKLADAIYEGRHGQLEDFSEEEPVPAAAPVAVAAAAVAVPAPAEAESEDKGEVLYSFDDEEE; from the coding sequence ATGAGCGTTGTCTCGCTGCCGCAAATGCTGGAAGCCGGTGTCCATTTTGGACACCAAACCCGCCGCTGGAACCCAAAGATGCGGCGCTATATCTTCACCGACCGCAACGGCATTCACATCATCGATCTCACCCAGACCGCCCACCTGCTCGACGAGGCCTACAGCTATCTGCGCGAAGCTTCGGACCAGGGCAAGAAAATTCTCTTCGTGGGCACCAAGCGCCAGGCGGCTCCCGTCATCGCCCAGGAGGCCAAGCGCTGCGGGATGTTCTGGGTCAACCAGCGCTGGTTGGGCGGCATGCTCACCAACTGGGATACGATCCGCACCTCGGTCGATCAGCTCAAAGAACTCGAAACTATGGAGGCCAACGGCACCCTCGATCTGCTGCCCAAAAAAGAAGCGTCGGTGACGCGCAAGAAACTGGAGCGGCTCACCAAGTACCTGGGCGGCCTCAAGAACATGCGCCGCAAGCCCGATATTCTGCTGGTGGTCGATCAGCGCCGCGAGCAGAACGCCGTCATGGAAGCGCGCCGGCTCAACATTCCGATCGTCTCGCTTCTCGATACCAATTGCGACCCGGATCTCACCGACGTGGGCATCCCGGCCAACGACGACGCCATCCGTTCGATCCGGCTCATTGTGGGCAAGTTGGCGGATGCCATCTACGAAGGTCGCCACGGGCAGCTCGAAGATTTCTCCGAGGAGGAGCCGGTGCCGGCCGCCGCCCCTGTGGCAGTGGCGGCGGCGGCGGTGGCGGTGCCCGCTCCCGCCGAGGCGGAATCGGAAGATAAAGGCGAAGTGCTCTACTCGTTCGACGACGAAGAAGAATAA
- the fmt gene encoding methionyl-tRNA formyltransferase, with amino-acid sequence MRVVYFGTAEFAVPTLEALLAAPDIEVVAAVSQPDRPQGRGNKLTPPPVKAIAQSRGIPVFQPERLRKDLEVLAHLEAIQADFFVVAAYGQILPQRVLDMPGRGCINVHGSLLPKYRGAAPVQWAVYHGESETGITTMLMEAGLDTGPMLKKIAVPIDEDATGEQLLAQLAHLGAGLLLETLRAFDRITPEPQDDSLSSYAPLIDKGEYLVDWGQSARQIRNQIRAFYPYTHTFHRGSRLRLLAAELTSTGLEQFQPSAIIQVIKSRGFEVATGDGALLLTRVQPAGGKEQPAWDYANGCRLMPGESLGL; translated from the coding sequence ATGCGCGTCGTCTACTTCGGCACCGCCGAATTTGCCGTTCCGACTCTCGAAGCGCTCCTCGCCGCCCCCGACATCGAGGTGGTCGCCGCCGTCAGCCAACCCGACCGCCCCCAGGGCCGCGGCAACAAGCTTACCCCCCCGCCGGTCAAAGCGATTGCCCAGAGCCGGGGTATCCCGGTATTTCAACCCGAACGGCTGCGCAAAGACCTGGAGGTTCTGGCCCATCTCGAAGCGATCCAGGCCGACTTTTTTGTGGTGGCGGCCTACGGCCAGATTCTGCCGCAGCGCGTACTCGATATGCCCGGGCGCGGTTGCATCAACGTGCACGGATCGCTGCTTCCCAAGTACCGGGGGGCCGCCCCGGTGCAGTGGGCCGTCTACCACGGCGAAAGCGAGACCGGCATCACCACCATGCTCATGGAGGCGGGCCTCGACACCGGTCCGATGCTCAAAAAAATCGCCGTGCCCATCGACGAGGACGCCACCGGCGAACAACTATTGGCCCAACTGGCCCACCTCGGTGCCGGGCTGCTGCTGGAGACGCTGCGCGCATTCGACCGCATCACCCCCGAACCCCAGGACGACAGCCTCAGTTCCTACGCCCCCCTCATCGACAAAGGCGAGTACCTCGTCGATTGGGGCCAGTCCGCCCGCCAGATCCGAAACCAGATCCGGGCGTTTTATCCGTACACCCACACGTTCCACCGCGGCAGCCGCCTGCGGCTGCTCGCCGCTGAATTGACAAGCACTGGTTTAGAACAATTTCAGCCTTCCGCAATCATTCAGGTCATCAAATCCAGGGGATTCGAGGTCGCGACGGGCGACGGCGCGCTGTTGCTCACCAGGGTGCAGCCGGCCGGCGGCAAGGAGCAACCGGCCTGGGACTACGCCAATGGATGCCGCCTGATGCCTGGGGAGAGCTTGGGCCTCTAG
- a CDS encoding universal stress protein, with protein sequence MPLLKNILLAIEESPAPVQMLKALLELPGSRGARITALHVAKNAPSAQKHGDDLARGRRLLEKAVAELALGAEYEVRTILRTGDPKDVVCLVAEEVDSSLLLMGSRGLNSLVAILKNSVSQYVFQRASCPMLLLRDGYYANRINRVAVAISDTMASKYALQTAIELVRQVDGGELLLIRVRTRPLDPREAGKLVQPEEESLLLATAAGVARQQGVACRSIYGVGSPGAEICRLAEDNGADLLVLGCQDRRPTIAKNLPDLDRLLGNSVSDYVRTNANCPVLLQKTAE encoded by the coding sequence ATGCCGCTGCTGAAAAATATCTTGCTTGCGATTGAAGAGTCCCCGGCGCCGGTGCAGATGCTCAAGGCGCTATTGGAGCTTCCCGGCAGCCGCGGGGCGCGGATTACCGCTTTGCACGTGGCCAAAAACGCCCCCTCCGCCCAGAAGCACGGCGACGATCTGGCCCGAGGGCGGCGGTTGCTCGAAAAGGCGGTGGCCGAGCTGGCCCTGGGCGCCGAGTACGAAGTGCGCACGATCTTGCGCACGGGCGATCCGAAGGACGTGGTCTGCCTGGTGGCCGAGGAAGTGGACTCTTCGCTGCTGCTCATGGGTTCGCGCGGCCTTAATAGTCTGGTAGCGATTCTCAAAAACTCGGTGAGCCAGTACGTCTTCCAGCGGGCTTCCTGTCCGATGCTGCTATTGCGCGACGGCTACTACGCCAACCGGATCAACCGCGTCGCTGTAGCCATTAGCGACACGATGGCCTCCAAGTACGCCCTGCAGACGGCTATCGAGCTGGTGCGCCAGGTGGATGGCGGCGAATTGTTGCTCATCCGCGTGCGCACCCGGCCGCTCGATCCGCGCGAAGCGGGCAAACTCGTCCAACCTGAAGAAGAAAGCCTGCTGCTGGCCACCGCCGCCGGGGTCGCCCGCCAGCAGGGGGTCGCCTGCCGTTCGATCTACGGCGTCGGCAGCCCCGGAGCCGAAATTTGCCGTCTGGCCGAAGACAACGGCGCCGACTTGCTGGTGCTGGGCTGCCAGGACCGCCGCCCGACCATCGCCAAGAACCTGCCCGATCTCGACCGGCTGCTGGGCAACTCGGTCTCCGATTACGTGCGCACCAACGCGAACTGCCCGGTGCTGTTGCAAAAGACCGCCGAGTAG
- a CDS encoding hemolysin family protein produces the protein MDSLAVQLGLVFLLIAVNAFFAAAEIALVSINRARLQVLIDAGNRRARLVEKLSDDSTRFLATIQVGVTFASFFTSATAAVQLSAPLAALLVPQVGPWGEQLAFFVVTAAVSLLSLILGELVPKRIALGSAEQVALAVAYPIDWLARVSSPLVRSLSGVTDLIVRLSGQNKLPSEVGITLAEIKSTIDLAEESGTVGEQERRIIYGAVALNTRPVRTLMVPRVQLVSISANASIPEARSIAAQSGHTRLPVYIETIDTIIGILHAKDLLALNPEQEATLAVREIARPVQFVPDSKLAGGLLREMQLQRTHLVVVVDEYGGTAGVVTLEDLLEEIVGEIRDEYDAEEETEYERLADGSGLFLARTSIATVNNVLDYELPRDSALTLRGLMEAALERAPREGERIEVDRFELELLPDGQRIAVRALPEPEEEE, from the coding sequence ATGGACTCGCTGGCAGTACAGCTCGGCCTGGTCTTTTTACTGATTGCAGTCAACGCCTTTTTTGCCGCGGCGGAGATCGCCTTGGTGTCGATCAACCGGGCACGGCTGCAGGTGCTCATCGACGCGGGCAACCGCCGCGCCCGCCTAGTCGAGAAGCTCAGCGACGACAGTACCCGCTTTTTGGCCACCATCCAGGTGGGGGTGACCTTTGCGAGTTTTTTCACCTCTGCCACCGCCGCAGTACAGCTGTCTGCGCCGCTTGCCGCCCTGCTGGTGCCACAGGTCGGCCCCTGGGGCGAACAGCTTGCCTTTTTTGTGGTGACGGCGGCGGTTTCGCTGCTGAGCTTGATTCTGGGCGAGCTTGTCCCCAAGCGCATCGCCTTGGGGTCGGCGGAGCAAGTGGCCCTCGCCGTCGCCTATCCGATCGACTGGTTGGCTCGGGTCAGCTCGCCGCTGGTGCGCTCACTGAGCGGGGTAACGGATCTCATCGTGCGCCTGAGCGGCCAGAACAAGCTGCCGTCGGAGGTGGGCATCACCCTCGCTGAGATCAAAAGCACCATCGACCTGGCGGAGGAGTCGGGAACGGTGGGCGAGCAGGAGCGGCGCATCATCTACGGCGCGGTGGCGCTCAACACCCGGCCGGTGCGCACGCTGATGGTGCCGCGCGTGCAACTGGTGAGCATTTCGGCAAACGCCAGCATCCCGGAGGCGCGTTCGATTGCCGCCCAGTCGGGCCACACCCGTCTGCCGGTCTACATCGAGACTATCGATACGATCATCGGCATCTTGCACGCCAAGGATCTGCTCGCCCTCAACCCGGAGCAGGAGGCGACCCTCGCCGTGCGCGAAATCGCCCGACCAGTGCAGTTCGTGCCCGACAGCAAGCTCGCAGGCGGTCTGCTGCGGGAGATGCAGTTGCAGCGCACCCATCTGGTGGTAGTGGTAGATGAGTACGGCGGCACAGCCGGGGTGGTCACCCTCGAAGATTTGCTCGAAGAAATCGTGGGCGAAATCCGCGACGAATACGACGCCGAGGAAGAAACGGAGTATGAGCGTCTTGCGGACGGCTCGGGATTATTTCTGGCGCGCACCAGCATCGCCACGGTCAACAACGTCCTTGACTACGAACTGCCGCGCGACAGCGCCCTCACCCTGCGCGGTCTGATGGAAGCGGCGCTGGAACGCGCCCCCAGGGAAGGCGAGCGCATCGAAGTCGACCGCTTCGAGCTGGAACTATTGCCCGACGGCCAGCGCATCGCCGTGCGCGCCCTACCGGAACCCGAGGAAGAAGAATAA
- a CDS encoding DUF4079 domain-containing protein, which produces MDWTDAIRLLHPILAVTAVFPLLGVVCYFAWQTRQRRLQLAEGEKSKIPATSGPEHVNIARWLAGGVVVLALLGIGRPLFGKALTDQLWSVNPLLFTFILSTFAVTVAAFVLLYRVRDRLQSVVFAGITAVGILVLGFQDGIFRRDDMWYASHFYLGITATLLMIFSLVIVQNIYQDRTGRWRQAHIVLNSIALLLFVGQGITGARDLLEIPLGWQEPYVYKCDFDRRTCASPPVQSLRESEGALAAGR; this is translated from the coding sequence ATGGACTGGACAGATGCGATTCGACTGCTGCACCCGATTTTAGCGGTGACTGCCGTCTTTCCCCTGCTGGGTGTCGTCTGCTACTTTGCCTGGCAGACGCGCCAGCGCCGGTTGCAACTGGCCGAGGGGGAAAAGAGCAAAATTCCTGCCACCAGCGGTCCAGAACACGTCAATATCGCCCGCTGGCTGGCCGGCGGCGTGGTGGTCCTTGCCCTACTTGGGATCGGTCGGCCGCTGTTTGGCAAAGCGCTCACAGACCAACTCTGGAGCGTCAATCCCCTGCTCTTTACCTTCATCCTCAGCACTTTTGCCGTCACCGTGGCGGCCTTCGTGCTGCTCTACCGGGTGCGCGATCGCCTGCAGTCGGTCGTTTTCGCCGGGATCACGGCGGTGGGCATCCTCGTACTCGGCTTTCAGGACGGCATCTTTCGGCGCGACGACATGTGGTACGCGTCGCACTTCTACCTCGGCATCACCGCGACCCTGCTGATGATCTTTTCGCTGGTCATTGTTCAGAATATCTATCAGGATCGTACCGGCCGCTGGCGCCAGGCCCACATCGTGCTCAACAGTATTGCCCTGCTGTTATTTGTCGGTCAGGGAATCACCGGTGCGCGCGATCTACTGGAAATTCCCCTGGGCTGGCAGGAACCCTACGTCTACAAGTGCGACTTCGACAGACGCACCTGTGCGAGCCCGCCCGTCCAATCGCTGCGTGAATCCGAGGGGGCGCTTGCGGCAGGGCGTTGA
- the secA gene encoding preprotein translocase subunit SecA — MAWWNKLFGDPQERKVKKYQPRVAEMNALEAEMAALSDDQLRAKTAGFQKRVADQLQGVDLDALEIRERRRRIDAALDGVISEAFAVVREAAKRVIGLRHYDVQLIGGLVLHEGQIAEMKTGEGKTLVSTLPAYLNALTGRGVHVVTVNDYLARRDSEWMGQVHRFLGLSVGLIQQSMTPSERAQNYAADITYGTNSELGFDYLRDNMATNRGELVQRSFNYCIIDEVDSILVDEARTPLIISGMVAKPAEKYMRANEVAMALERTTHYEVDEKQRNVTLTDEGFIAAEQMLGTEDLFSPRDPWAHFVFNAVKAKELFNKDVQYIVRNDEVVIVDEFTGRVMPGRRWSEGLHQAVEAKEMVTIQNETQTMASITYQNFFLLYPKLAGMTGTAVTEEAEFGKIYGLEVTAIPTNRKVVRTDMADQVYKTENGKWQSVAAEIAEMNKIGRPVLVGTTSVEKSEVLSALLKEKGVAHNLLNAKPENVERESEIVAQAGRKGGVTIATNMAGRGTDILLGGNPEYMARLKLKEVLFPALVIDDEDAFSPMMRLLNNGNSRGAGFAATSKKKSLPKAEIFPCELSAPTKQQLKAAVDYAVEMLGADSQPALQVEELIAIASEKGPTDDPVIQRLREVYRAIYKEYQVVTDREHDEVVKLGGLHVIGTERHESRRVDNQLRGRSGRQGDPGSTRFFLSLGDNLLRIFGGERVAGLMEAFKVEEDMPIESGLLTKSLENAQRKVETFYYDQRKQVFEYDEVMNNQRKAIYAERRRALEGQDLSAVVREYIDQTVDEIVRAHINAERPPEEWDLPALIQDMQQLIPLLENQLDAAKLGEFSAVELQEDLKSQALLAYETREEYINAIQPDLMREAERYFILNQIDTLWREHLQQMDSLREMIGLRGYGQKDPLIEYKNEGYELFLQMLVEVRRNVVFALYHFQPQYNPPIDPDYVDSEYV; from the coding sequence ATGGCTTGGTGGAACAAACTCTTCGGCGACCCGCAGGAGCGCAAGGTCAAAAAGTATCAGCCGAGGGTGGCGGAGATGAATGCCCTCGAAGCCGAGATGGCTGCCTTGAGCGACGACCAACTGCGCGCCAAGACCGCCGGGTTTCAAAAGCGCGTTGCCGACCAGCTTCAGGGTGTGGACCTCGACGCGCTTGAGATCCGCGAGCGCCGCCGCCGGATCGATGCGGCCCTCGACGGGGTGATCAGCGAAGCGTTCGCTGTCGTGCGCGAGGCGGCCAAGCGGGTGATTGGCCTGCGCCACTACGACGTGCAGTTGATTGGGGGCCTGGTGCTCCACGAAGGTCAGATTGCCGAGATGAAGACCGGCGAAGGCAAGACGCTGGTGTCCACCCTGCCCGCCTACCTCAACGCGCTCACCGGCCGGGGTGTGCACGTCGTCACAGTGAATGACTACCTTGCCCGCCGCGACTCGGAGTGGATGGGGCAGGTGCACCGCTTTTTGGGGCTCAGCGTCGGGCTCATCCAGCAGAGCATGACCCCGAGCGAGCGCGCCCAGAACTACGCCGCCGACATCACCTACGGCACCAACTCCGAACTGGGCTTCGACTACCTGCGCGACAACATGGCCACCAACCGCGGTGAGTTGGTGCAGCGCTCCTTTAACTACTGCATCATCGACGAAGTCGATTCAATCCTGGTTGACGAAGCGCGCACGCCGCTCATCATCTCGGGGATGGTGGCCAAGCCCGCAGAAAAGTACATGCGCGCCAACGAGGTGGCGATGGCTCTGGAGCGCACCACCCACTACGAAGTGGACGAAAAGCAGCGCAACGTCACCCTCACCGACGAAGGCTTCATCGCCGCCGAGCAGATGCTGGGCACCGAAGACCTGTTCAGCCCCCGCGATCCGTGGGCGCACTTTGTCTTCAACGCCGTCAAGGCCAAGGAGCTGTTTAACAAGGACGTGCAGTATATTGTCCGCAACGACGAGGTGGTGATCGTCGACGAATTTACCGGCCGTGTCATGCCGGGCAGGCGCTGGTCGGAGGGGCTGCACCAGGCCGTAGAGGCCAAAGAAATGGTGACCATCCAGAACGAGACCCAGACGATGGCCTCGATCACCTACCAGAACTTTTTCTTGCTCTACCCGAAACTGGCGGGCATGACCGGCACCGCCGTTACCGAAGAGGCCGAATTCGGCAAGATCTATGGCCTTGAAGTCACCGCCATCCCCACCAACCGCAAAGTGGTCCGCACGGATATGGCCGACCAGGTCTACAAGACCGAAAACGGCAAGTGGCAGTCGGTGGCTGCTGAGATTGCCGAGATGAACAAGATCGGGCGCCCGGTGCTGGTGGGCACTACCTCGGTCGAAAAATCGGAAGTGCTCTCAGCTCTGCTCAAAGAAAAGGGCGTCGCCCATAACCTGCTCAATGCCAAGCCCGAGAACGTCGAGCGCGAATCAGAAATCGTCGCCCAGGCCGGTCGCAAAGGCGGGGTGACAATCGCCACCAACATGGCCGGTCGCGGTACCGACATTTTGCTCGGGGGCAATCCCGAATACATGGCGCGCCTCAAGCTCAAGGAGGTGCTCTTTCCGGCCCTTGTGATCGACGATGAGGATGCCTTCTCGCCGATGATGCGTTTGCTCAACAACGGCAACAGCCGCGGCGCCGGTTTTGCGGCGACCAGCAAGAAAAAATCCCTGCCGAAGGCGGAGATTTTCCCCTGTGAGTTGAGCGCGCCCACCAAACAACAACTCAAAGCGGCCGTCGATTATGCCGTCGAGATGCTGGGGGCCGATTCGCAACCAGCTTTGCAGGTGGAAGAGTTGATCGCCATTGCCTCGGAGAAAGGCCCTACCGACGACCCGGTCATCCAGCGGCTGCGCGAGGTCTACCGCGCCATCTACAAAGAATATCAGGTCGTCACCGACCGCGAGCACGACGAAGTCGTCAAACTAGGCGGTCTGCACGTCATCGGCACCGAGCGCCACGAATCGCGCCGGGTGGATAACCAGTTGCGCGGCCGTTCCGGCCGCCAGGGTGACCCCGGCTCGACGCGCTTTTTCCTCTCGCTGGGCGACAACCTCCTGCGCATCTTCGGCGGCGAGCGGGTGGCGGGCCTGATGGAAGCATTTAAAGTCGAAGAAGACATGCCCATCGAATCGGGCCTGCTCACCAAAAGCCTGGAGAACGCCCAGCGCAAGGTGGAGACCTTCTACTACGACCAGCGCAAGCAGGTCTTCGAGTACGACGAGGTCATGAACAACCAGCGCAAGGCAATCTACGCCGAGCGTCGCCGGGCGCTCGAAGGCCAGGATCTGAGCGCCGTCGTGCGCGAATACATCGACCAGACCGTCGATGAGATTGTCCGCGCCCACATCAATGCCGAACGTCCCCCCGAAGAGTGGGATCTGCCCGCTCTCATCCAGGACATGCAGCAGCTGATACCGCTGCTCGAAAACCAGCTCGATGCGGCCAAGTTGGGTGAATTCTCGGCGGTCGAACTGCAGGAAGATCTCAAAAGCCAGGCTCTGCTCGCCTACGAGACGCGTGAAGAATACATCAACGCCATCCAGCCCGATCTGATGCGCGAAGCCGAGCGCTACTTTATCCTCAACCAGATCGACACCCTCTGGCGCGAGCACCTGCAGCAGATGGACAGCCTGCGCGAGATGATTGGCCTGCGGGGCTACGGCCAGAAAGATCCGCTCATCGAGTACAAAAACGAGGGCTATGAGCTGTTTTTGCAGATGCTCGTCGAGGTGCGCCGCAACGTCGTCTTCGCGCTGTACCACTTCCAGCCCCAGTACAACCCGCCCATCGATCCGGACTACGTCGACAGCGAGTATGTTTAG
- a CDS encoding ISKra4 family transposase (programmed frameshift) → MDLTAQQQQALHEHLRAAAEILYQNTPPEQLTSLEGIELAVREHLLAAVGPQMAPFFVQTVTGTVAGYARRLTTCVGTLQITQKQAQILKVKPNARLSPRMEKYCLLVSANVSYQHAEQDIETLSGLRVSHATQQRLVHRQRFALPVASAPEAVQELSVDGGKVRLRTQPGQPCEWRDYKAVRLQGVATAAMYRDNDSLVGWVNRQGLAAPLTCLGDGHDGIWNIVSRIATPERRREILDWYHLKENLYKVEGSYSRLHRAEAHLWRGEVEAAIAQFDGWEVAPVTRLCQYLRKHQSRIVNYDYLQAEQVCSVGSGAVESAVKQIDRRLKLSGAQWKVENVPQVLAHRAAYLNGLLLS, encoded by the exons ATGGACCTCACCGCACAACAGCAGCAGGCTTTGCACGAACATCTGCGAGCCGCTGCCGAGATCCTCTACCAGAACACCCCGCCCGAGCAGTTGACCAGCCTCGAAGGCATCGAATTGGCCGTCCGAGAACACCTGCTCGCAGCGGTCGGACCCCAAATGGCCC CTTTTTTTGTCCAGACAGTTACAGGCACAGTTGCTGGCTATGCCCGCCGACTCACCACCTGTGTCGGCACCCTCCAAATCACCCAAAAACAAGCGCAAATCCTGAAAGTCAAACCCAACGCTCGATTGAGTCCACGGATGGAAAAGTACTGCTTGCTGGTGAGTGCCAATGTTTCCTACCAGCATGCCGAGCAAGACATCGAGACCTTGAGCGGTCTGCGTGTCAGTCATGCCACTCAGCAACGCCTCGTCCATCGGCAACGCTTCGCTCTGCCAGTCGCGAGCGCGCCTGAGGCGGTCCAGGAATTGTCCGTTGACGGGGGGAAGGTGCGCTTGCGGACCCAGCCAGGCCAACCGTGCGAGTGGCGCGACTACAAAGCCGTGCGGTTGCAGGGAGTCGCCACCGCCGCGATGTATCGCGACAATGACAGCCTGGTGGGCTGGGTCAACCGCCAGGGTCTGGCAGCACCGCTGACCTGCCTGGGTGATGGACATGATGGTATCTGGAACATCGTGTCCCGCATCGCCACGCCCGAGAGGCGGCGGGAAATTCTCGACTGGTATCATCTCAAGGAGAATCTGTACAAAGTGGAAGGGTCGTACAGTCGTCTGCACCGGGCAGAAGCCCACCTGTGGCGGGGAGAAGTGGAGGCGGCCATTGCCCAATTCGATGGGTGGGAGGTAGCGCCAGTGACCCGGTTGTGTCAGTACTTACGCAAGCACCAATCCCGGATCGTCAACTACGACTATCTGCAAGCGGAACAGGTGTGTTCGGTAGGCTCCGGGGCGGTGGAGTCGGCGGTCAAACAGATAGACCGCCGGCTGAAGCTATCGGGCGCCCAGTGGAAAGTGGAGAATGTGCCGCAGGTCCTGGCCCACCGTGCCGCCTACTTGAATGGCTTGCTCTTAAGCTGA
- a CDS encoding single-stranded DNA-binding protein, whose amino-acid sequence MALLNQVHLVGRAGRDPEVRYFESGNVLCTVTLAVNRIRRKGEQEDQPDWFDLEIWGKTAEIAGEYVRKGSLIGISGALAFNRWSDRTTQQARERPVIKVDQLELLGRAARPDEPESF is encoded by the coding sequence ATGGCATTGCTCAATCAGGTCCATCTTGTCGGCCGGGCCGGCCGCGATCCCGAAGTGCGCTATTTCGAGTCCGGCAACGTGCTTTGCACTGTGACCCTGGCGGTCAACCGCATCCGGCGCAAGGGCGAACAAGAGGACCAGCCCGACTGGTTCGATCTCGAAATCTGGGGCAAGACCGCCGAGATTGCCGGTGAGTACGTGCGCAAGGGTTCGCTTATCGGTATTAGCGGTGCCCTCGCCTTCAACCGCTGGAGCGACCGCACCACCCAGCAGGCGCGCGAGCGGCCCGTGATCAAAGTCGACCAGCTCGAACTGTTGGGTCGCGCCGCTCGTCCGGACGAACCTGAATCTTTCTAA
- a CDS encoding single-stranded DNA-binding protein, producing MNTIALLGTLHSAPQLRHTQDGLAQASVVLSFTTLKADEADYTVRVVLFAAAAEEFHANFHQGDAVIVEGRLHSESRTREDGTKERHVEVIARRVHAVAIPAAPATPAPAPVPPATTKQRPPAAERKTAAPTARRPAPSARSPVAAAVADDDIPF from the coding sequence ATGAATACGATTGCGCTTCTGGGCACGCTGCACTCCGCCCCGCAACTGCGCCACACCCAGGACGGCCTGGCCCAGGCCTCGGTGGTGCTGAGTTTTACGACCCTCAAAGCCGACGAAGCCGATTACACCGTCCGGGTCGTCCTCTTCGCCGCCGCCGCCGAGGAATTTCATGCCAACTTCCACCAGGGAGACGCGGTGATCGTCGAGGGCCGCCTGCACAGCGAATCGCGCACCCGCGAGGACGGCACCAAGGAGCGCCACGTCGAGGTGATCGCCCGGCGCGTTCACGCTGTGGCCATTCCCGCTGCCCCAGCCACTCCGGCTCCAGCCCCAGTCCCGCCGGCAACAACCAAACAGCGCCCCCCAGCTGCCGAACGCAAAACCGCCGCCCCGACGGCTCGCCGTCCTGCGCCTTCGGCTCGGTCCCCCGTAGCCGCCGCCGTCGCCGACGACGACATCCCTTTCTAA